From a single Toxoplasma gondii ME49 chromosome II, whole genome shotgun sequence genomic region:
- a CDS encoding hypothetical protein (encoded by transcript TGME49_297492), whose translation MMDTVFKGARVPTCMDAPSLDTLHLKAEQGEDPRRDEAREMGKNSSHEEAISACVCRSCFAKSSFVSGSHSFFLSPSLSDVSRFLLSLPSSRCSVETARLVPSLFLSFPCRPRLSARTPRDSPPSRSPFETADAQSRARRRKAAASVSGEVAASDALEFLNEEECALEARPIDARDALGLASTRRPCAKQNFSVSLQRTICREHPPGECVQLRGCERLRKRLRVRSEGCQRSLREQQSHSSQETNDLLSNGPQKATRLSAQQGCSGRCLDSLRAGKGCRFPGIKYRS comes from the exons ATGATGGACACTGTTTTCAAAGGTGCGAGGGTTCCAACATGCATGGATGCCCCATCCTTGGATACACTTCACTTGAAAGCCGAGCAAGGCGAAGacccgagaagagacgaggctAGAGAAATGGGAAAAAACAGCAGTCACGAAGAAG CAATTTCCGCCTGCGTTTGCCGGAGCTGCTTTGCGAAAtcgtccttcgtctctgggtcgcattctttctttctgtcccCGTCCTTATCGgacgtctctcgcttcctgctGTCCCTGCCCTCCTCACGATGCTCCGTAGAGACCGCGAGGCTGGTACCTTCACTTTTCCTCAGCTTCCCCTGCAGACCCCGGCTGTCTGCACGGACACCGCGAGAttctccgccttcgcgttctcctttcgagacagcagacgccCAGTCGCGAGCTCGAAGACGGAAAGCGGCAGCGTCTGTGTCTGGGGAAGTCGCAGCGAGTGACGCACTGGAGTTTCTCAACGAAGAGGAATGCGCGTTGGAGGCGAGACCAATCGACGCTCGCGACGCACTGGGCTTGGCTTCCACGCGAAGACCATGCGCGAAACAGAActtctcggtgtctctgcagaggacAATCTGTCGCGAACACCCCCCCGGCGAATGTGTGCAGCTCAGAGGGTGCGAGAGACTCAGAAAGCGTCTGCGCGTTCGGTCTGAAGGCTGCCAAAGGTCTCTGAGGGAACAGCAAAGTCACAGCTCGCAGGAAACAAACGATTTACTCTCTAACGGTCCTCAAAAGGCAACACGGCTTTCTGCACAGCAGGGGTGTTCTGGacggtgtctcgacagcctACGCGCTGGAAAAGGCTGCAGGTTTCCTGGAATAAAATACAGAAGCTAA